Proteins co-encoded in one Nothobranchius furzeri strain GRZ-AD chromosome 4, NfurGRZ-RIMD1, whole genome shotgun sequence genomic window:
- the nacc1b gene encoding nucleus accumbens-associated protein 1 isoform X1, which produces MAQTLQMAIPNFGNNVLECLNEQRLQGLYCDVSVVVKGHAFKAHRAVLAASSSYFRDLFNAVGKSSVVELPPAVQPQSFQQILAFCYTGRLSMNVGDQFLLMYTAGFLQIQQIMEKGTEFFLKVSSPSCDSQGLHAEETASSEPQSPVAQTVGGGGATVGRPASCLTPFPLVSKVKTEQAAAMPQPAPQQQQQEGSPYSVVCTPVAKRLWEGGNRDGGGGSGGGGGGGMRKAARYSSSSSFSSSSTTVTQEVSGRGAAANTVVVGSGGATSVGGAGLNSNQNNNNNNGGTPEGTSPGTLSMYTSDSPISYHDDEEEDDIADETAEEQYRQICNMYTMYSMLNAGAAVVGEPVEALPDLTPDSGGGRGGRGGRTRQELASLPAELISQIGNRCHSKLYEEGDPAEKLELVSGTSVFISRAQLMNCHVSAGTRHKVLLRRLLAAFFDRSTLANSCGTGIRSSTNDPSRKPLDNRVLHAVKFYCQNFAPSFKESEMNAIAADMCTNARRVVRKSWIPKLKLLMADSDAYSAFLADSVKMEADTLGVEQGFDPASLEAVTSAAANHNNEAGSGAMPADNLQGAGGDSSTLF; this is translated from the exons ATGGCTCAGACGCTGCAGATGGCGATCCCTAACTTTGGCAACAACGTCCTGGAGTGTCTGAATGAGCAGCGGCTGCAGGGCCTCTACTGTGACGTCTCTGTGGTCGTCAAAGGGCACGCCTTTAAG GCCCATCGTGCAGTGCTggctgccagcagctcctacTTCCGGGATCTGTTCAACGCCGTGGGGAAGAGCTCCGTGGTGGAGCTACCTCCGGCTGTGCAGCCGCAGAGCTTCCAGCAGATTCTGGCCTTCTGCTACACGGGGCGCCTCAGCATGAACGTGGGAGACCAGTTTCTGCTCATGTACACCGCCGGCTTCCTCCAGATCCAGCAGATAATGGAGAAAGGCACAGAGTTTTTCCTCAAG GTGTCCTCTCCGAGCTGCGACTCCCAGGGTCTCCACGCTGAGGAGACGGCGTCCTCTGAGCCTCAGAGTCCTGTCGCTCAGACAGTGGGAGGGGGTGGAGCTACTGTGGGAAGGCCTGCGTCCTGTCTGACGCCGTTCCCTCTGGTGTCCAAGGTGAAGACTGAGCAGGCCGCCGCCATGCCTCAGCCAGCtccgcagcagcagcag CAGGAAGGCTCACCGTACTCTGTGGTCTGCACCCCTGTGGCCAAACGACTATGGGAGGGGGGAAACCGGGATGGTGGAGGAGGGTCAGGGGGAGGCGGGGGAGGTGGGATGAGAAAGGCCGCacgctactcttcctcctcttccttttcctcctcctccaccacagtAACGCAGGAAGTGTCTGGGCGCGGAGCGGCAGCGAACACAGTGGTGGTGGGTAGCGGCGGTGCCACGTCCGTGGGAGGGGCTGGACTCAATagtaatcaaaacaacaacaacaacaatggcgGGACCCCCGAGGGCACAAGCCCAGGGACACTGAGCATGTACACCAGCGACTCGCCCATCAGTTACCATGACGACGAGGAAGAGGACGACATAGCAGATGAGACGGCCGAAGAGCAGTACAGACAGATCTGCAACATGTACACCATGTACAGCATGCTGAACGCTggagcagcag TGGTCGGGGAGCCGGTGGAGGCCCTGCCAGACCTGACTCCTGACTCGGGTGGTGGGCGGGGAGGGAGAGGGGGGCGGACCCGCCAGGAGCTGGCATCGCTGCCCGCCGAGCTCATCAGCCAGATCGGTAATCGCTGCCACTCGAAGCTGTACGAGGAGGGCGACCCTGCTGAGAAACTGGAGCTGGTGAGCGGCACCTCTGTCTTCATCTCCCGCGCTCAGCTCATGAACTGCCACGTCAGCGCCGGGACGCGCCACAAAGTGCTACTCAGACGGCTGCTGGCGGCGTTCTTTGACAG GAGCACCTTGGCCAACAGCTGTGGAACTGGCATCCGCTCATCCACCAATGACCCGAGTCGTAAACCACTGGACAACAGAGTGCTGCATGCTGTCAAAT TCTACTGCCAGAACTTTGCGCCAAGCTTCAAGGAGAGCGAGATGAACGCCATCGCGGCCGACATGTGCACCAACGCGCGCCGCGTTGTCCGCAAAAGCTGGATTCCCAAGCTTAAACTGCTGATGGCTGACAGCGACGCCTACTCCGCCTTCTTGGCCGACAGCGTAAAGATGGAGGCCGATACGCTGGGGGTGGAGCAAGGCTTCGACCCCGCCTCTTTGGAGGCCGTCACATCGGCAGCGGCTAATCATAATAACGAAGCGGGAAGTGGAGCCATGCCAGCGGACAACCTTCAAGGGGCGGGAGGagacagcagcactttgttttga
- the nacc1b gene encoding nucleus accumbens-associated protein 1 isoform X2, whose protein sequence is MAQTLQMAIPNFGNNVLECLNEQRLQGLYCDVSVVVKGHAFKAHRAVLAASSSYFRDLFNAVGKSSVVELPPAVQPQSFQQILAFCYTGRLSMNVGDQFLLMYTAGFLQIQQIMEKGTEFFLKVSSPSCDSQGLHAEETASSEPQSPVAQTVGGGGATVGRPASCLTPFPLVSKVKTEQAAAMPQPAPQQQQEGSPYSVVCTPVAKRLWEGGNRDGGGGSGGGGGGGMRKAARYSSSSSFSSSSTTVTQEVSGRGAAANTVVVGSGGATSVGGAGLNSNQNNNNNNGGTPEGTSPGTLSMYTSDSPISYHDDEEEDDIADETAEEQYRQICNMYTMYSMLNAGAAVVGEPVEALPDLTPDSGGGRGGRGGRTRQELASLPAELISQIGNRCHSKLYEEGDPAEKLELVSGTSVFISRAQLMNCHVSAGTRHKVLLRRLLAAFFDRSTLANSCGTGIRSSTNDPSRKPLDNRVLHAVKFYCQNFAPSFKESEMNAIAADMCTNARRVVRKSWIPKLKLLMADSDAYSAFLADSVKMEADTLGVEQGFDPASLEAVTSAAANHNNEAGSGAMPADNLQGAGGDSSTLF, encoded by the exons ATGGCTCAGACGCTGCAGATGGCGATCCCTAACTTTGGCAACAACGTCCTGGAGTGTCTGAATGAGCAGCGGCTGCAGGGCCTCTACTGTGACGTCTCTGTGGTCGTCAAAGGGCACGCCTTTAAG GCCCATCGTGCAGTGCTggctgccagcagctcctacTTCCGGGATCTGTTCAACGCCGTGGGGAAGAGCTCCGTGGTGGAGCTACCTCCGGCTGTGCAGCCGCAGAGCTTCCAGCAGATTCTGGCCTTCTGCTACACGGGGCGCCTCAGCATGAACGTGGGAGACCAGTTTCTGCTCATGTACACCGCCGGCTTCCTCCAGATCCAGCAGATAATGGAGAAAGGCACAGAGTTTTTCCTCAAG GTGTCCTCTCCGAGCTGCGACTCCCAGGGTCTCCACGCTGAGGAGACGGCGTCCTCTGAGCCTCAGAGTCCTGTCGCTCAGACAGTGGGAGGGGGTGGAGCTACTGTGGGAAGGCCTGCGTCCTGTCTGACGCCGTTCCCTCTGGTGTCCAAGGTGAAGACTGAGCAGGCCGCCGCCATGCCTCAGCCAGCtccgcagcagcagcag GAAGGCTCACCGTACTCTGTGGTCTGCACCCCTGTGGCCAAACGACTATGGGAGGGGGGAAACCGGGATGGTGGAGGAGGGTCAGGGGGAGGCGGGGGAGGTGGGATGAGAAAGGCCGCacgctactcttcctcctcttccttttcctcctcctccaccacagtAACGCAGGAAGTGTCTGGGCGCGGAGCGGCAGCGAACACAGTGGTGGTGGGTAGCGGCGGTGCCACGTCCGTGGGAGGGGCTGGACTCAATagtaatcaaaacaacaacaacaacaatggcgGGACCCCCGAGGGCACAAGCCCAGGGACACTGAGCATGTACACCAGCGACTCGCCCATCAGTTACCATGACGACGAGGAAGAGGACGACATAGCAGATGAGACGGCCGAAGAGCAGTACAGACAGATCTGCAACATGTACACCATGTACAGCATGCTGAACGCTggagcagcag TGGTCGGGGAGCCGGTGGAGGCCCTGCCAGACCTGACTCCTGACTCGGGTGGTGGGCGGGGAGGGAGAGGGGGGCGGACCCGCCAGGAGCTGGCATCGCTGCCCGCCGAGCTCATCAGCCAGATCGGTAATCGCTGCCACTCGAAGCTGTACGAGGAGGGCGACCCTGCTGAGAAACTGGAGCTGGTGAGCGGCACCTCTGTCTTCATCTCCCGCGCTCAGCTCATGAACTGCCACGTCAGCGCCGGGACGCGCCACAAAGTGCTACTCAGACGGCTGCTGGCGGCGTTCTTTGACAG GAGCACCTTGGCCAACAGCTGTGGAACTGGCATCCGCTCATCCACCAATGACCCGAGTCGTAAACCACTGGACAACAGAGTGCTGCATGCTGTCAAAT TCTACTGCCAGAACTTTGCGCCAAGCTTCAAGGAGAGCGAGATGAACGCCATCGCGGCCGACATGTGCACCAACGCGCGCCGCGTTGTCCGCAAAAGCTGGATTCCCAAGCTTAAACTGCTGATGGCTGACAGCGACGCCTACTCCGCCTTCTTGGCCGACAGCGTAAAGATGGAGGCCGATACGCTGGGGGTGGAGCAAGGCTTCGACCCCGCCTCTTTGGAGGCCGTCACATCGGCAGCGGCTAATCATAATAACGAAGCGGGAAGTGGAGCCATGCCAGCGGACAACCTTCAAGGGGCGGGAGGagacagcagcactttgttttga
- the stx10 gene encoding syntaxin-10: MSIEDPFFVVKGEVQKALSRARSLFDRWEELLQEGTQVSRDELDWSANELRNCLRAIDWDLEDLSETISIVESNPGKFKLGDNELQERRAFVEQTRTSVQEMKDQLSSPSAVAQAEKKSKQGQERSTGLEAHLVSANSRYIQEQQEQQQLIIQEQDEQLDLVTGSIRVLKDMSGRIGDELDEQAVMLGDFGDEMDQTSSRMDSVLKKLEKVSHMTSSRRQWCVIGVLVAILLVVLILIIAL, encoded by the exons ATGTCGATAGAAGACCCATTTTTCGTTGTGAAGGG GGAGGTACAGAAGGCTCTCTCCCGAGCTCGGAGTCTGTTTGACAGATGGGAGGAACTTCTGCAGGAAGGGACTCAG GTGAGTCGAGACGAGCTGGACTGGAGTGCCAATGAGCTGAGGAACTGTCTGAGGGCCATAGACTGggacctggaggacctcagtgaaACTATCA GTATTGTGGAGTCAAATCCAGGAAAGTTCAAGCTCGGGGACAATGAGCTTCAGGAGAGGCGAGCCTTCGTGGAGCAAACCAGGACGTCCGTTCAG GAGATGAAAGATCAGCTGTCCAGTCCCTCTGCCGTTGCTCAGGCTGAGAAGAAAAGTAAGCAG GGCCAAGAACGATCAACAGGACTGGAGGCTCATCTGGTGTCGGCCAACTCCAGATACATTCAGGAGCAACAGGAGCAGCAACAG ttgATAATACAGGAGCAGGATGAACAGCTGGATTTGGTGACGGGCAGCATCAGAGTCCTAAAGGACATGTCTGGACGTATCGGGGACGAGCTGGATGAGCAGGCTGT GATGTTGGGGGACTTTGGAGACGAGATGGATCAGACGTCGTCCCGGATGGACTCCGTCCTCAAAAAACTAGAGAAAGTGTCTCACATGACGAGCA GCCGGAGACAGTGGTGTGTCATCGGCGTGCTGGTCGCCATCTTACTTGTGGTCCTCATCCTTATCATTGCCCTCTGA